The segment GCATGACGACAGCAGCGTGGCCGAGGCGCTGGCCCGCAGCGAGAGTTTCTGCCGCAGCACGCCGCACTCGCAGGCCGCGCATGACATGAATGGCCTGGCGTCATGGTTGTCGGCATGGCTCGAAGCCGCCACACAGGAGTCCCGTCCATGAGCGCGCGCCGCTTCTCGCTAAGCGAACTGTTCTCCGGTGCCCGCGACCGCGTGGCGCGGGCGCTCGGCGTGACGCGCACCGCGAATGCCGGCAACTGGCTGCTCCGCCTGTTCTTTCGTCCACCGCGACCGGGCAAGCGCGACATCCCGGCGGAATGGGCCGCGCAGGTTCACAGACGCGCCATGACCCGGCTCGGCATTGGCAAGCGCCAGGGCACAGGCACGTGGATGTGGCGCCTGTTCATCCGCCCCCCAAGACCTCGATTTCGACTGGCGGCCGATCCACGCAAACAACGTTCGATGGCCGAGCCGGAGCGCGACAACTGGCTGCGCCGCTGGCTCGATCGGGTACTCGAGCCCGTCTGGAATACGACATCGCGACTGCACCACCAGTTCTTGTCGATCCTGCCTCGACCGGACTGGAATCGAGTGGCCTATTCGCTCGAGTCGCTTGCCGCGCAGGTCGGGCGTATTCCATTTGTCCTGCCGATCTCCATGGTCATCGCAGCCATCGCCACCGTCGTCATCGGCACCACGCCACTGACGTTCGCGAGCCAGATGCTGATGTTCGCCGTGGTCTGGGCCATACTGATCGTCGTGCGGCGCATTCCTGGGCGGCTGGCCACGATCACGATGATCGCCGTCTCCATGCTGATGGCCGTGCGTTATATCTGGTGGCGCTCCACACAGACACTGCAGTTCGCCACCACGACCGAGGCCGTGATCGGTTACCTGCTCTACGCAGCCGAGTGCTACACGTGGCTGGTGCTCGCGCTGAGCTACCTGCAGACCGCCTGGCCGCTGCATCGCAAGCCAAAGCCGCTGCCGGCTGACTCGTCCCTATGGCCTACCGTCGATGTCTTCATCCCGACGTACAACGAATCACTCGCCGTGGTCCAGCCGACGGTGTACGCGGCACGCAGCATGGACTGGCCCCCCGACAAGCTGCGCGTCTACATCCTCGACGACAGCCACCGGCCGGCGATGCGCGAGTTCGCCGAAGCGGCGGGCGTGGGCTACATCACGCGCGATAACAATCGCCACGCCAAGGCCGGCAATATCAATCAGGCGCTACCGCGCACCAGCGGGGACTACATCGCGATTTTCGACTGCGACCACATCCCCACGCGCTCGTTCCTGCAGATGACCATGGGCGAGTTCCTGGATGATCCGAAGTGCGCGTTGGTCCAGACACCCCACCACTTCTTCTCGCCCGATCCGTTCGAACGCAATTTCGACACCTTCCGGCGCGTGCCGAATGAAGGCAGCCTTTTCTACGGCCTGATCCAGGACGGCAATGACCTCTGGAACGCCACCTTCTTCTGCGGCTCCTGCGCGGTAATCAAGCGCGCGCCGCTGCTCGAGATCGGTGGCATCGCAGTAGAGACCGTCACCGAGGACTCGCACACCGCACTGAAACTACACCGCCGTGGCTACAACAGCGCATACCTGCGTACCGTGCAGGCCGCCGGGCTGGCCACCGAAAGCCTGTCCAGCCACATCGGCCAGCGCATCCGGTGGGCACGCGGCATGGCGCAGATCTTCCGTCTGGACAATCCGCTGCTTGGCAAGGGCCTGACGTTGTTCCAGCGCCTGTGCTACAGCAATGCGATGCTGCACTTCTTCTACGGCATTCCACGGCTGATCTTCCTGACCATGCCGATCGCGTATCTGTACTTCGGGCTGCACGTGATCAATACGTCGGCGCTGATGATCATGGCCTACGTGTTGCCATACCTGCTGATCGCCAACGTAACCAACTCGCGGCTTCAGGGTCGCTACCGACATTCGTTCTGGGCGGAGGTCTACGAGTCCGTGCTGGCGTGGTACATCGTGCTGCCCACCACAGTGGCCTTCATCAATCCGCGCGCCGGCAAGTTCAACGTAACGGCCAAGGGCGGGCAGATCGCCGACGACTATCTGGACTGGACCATCTCCAAGCCCTATCTGGTACTGCTGGCGCTGAACGTGGCCGGCCTTGTCTTCGGCGTGCTCCGCCTGCTGTTCTGGGGCACCGACGAGCCCGCCACCGTGCTGATGAACATGGGATGGGCAACGTTTAACCTCATCATGCTCGGCGCTGCCGTTGGCGTGGCCCGCGAGGCACGGCAGGTGCGCGTATCGCACCGTATCCCGATGCGCGTGCCGGCGACCCTGCTGCTGCCCGATGGCCGCACGATCGCGTGCAAGACCGAGAACTATTCGATGGGCGGCCTGGGCATGGTGCTGCCAATCGACGTGCCACTGGTCGAAGGCGCGCCGGTGGGCGTATGTCTGTCGCGCGGCTCGCGGACCTATCACTTCCCCGCGGTGGTCACGCGCAATATCAATCGCCACCTTGGGGTGCGCATGGACGATCTGAGCGTTGAGCGCGAAGCACAGCTGATCCAGTGCACGTTCGGCCGTGCCGACGCGTGGATCGACTGGCTCGACGACGAGCGCGTCGATGCTCCGCTGCGCAGCTTCAAGGAAGTCGTTGAAATGGGCTACCAGGGCCTGCTACGGCTCTACGATGCCTTCGTCGATGCCGTCGAGCTGGTGACCGCGCGACGCCGCTCACGTCTGCCCTGACCGCCCCGAACCCCTAAGCGAGACCCCATGGGACTCTGGAACCTCTACTTCCTCGCCAAGATCTACCTGTTCCATACCGGGCAGATGCAACCGATATGGCTGCTGAACCTGGTCTTCGCCCTGCTGCTGGTGATACCGCTCGAGTCGCGCATTCTGCGCGTACTGCGGCAGATCATCGCCATCGGCGCCGGTGCGGCGCTGGCGTGGCGGGAATCCACGTTGCCGCCGTTCACGCGTCTGCTCACGGAGTTTTCCAACATCCGCGCCTTCACGCCCGGATACCTGGTGGAGCTATTCCAGCGCTTCGTGCCGGTGCAGATGGTGGTGGCCGTGGTGCTGGTGGTCCTGGTGTACCTGCTGATCAACCGATGGATTCGCACCACTACGCTCGTCCTGCTTGCGTTGATCGCCATGCCGATCTGGTATGGCACCGGTATCACGTTGCCAGGCGCGAAGGCTCAGCAAGCAACGGCGCAATCCGCCGGATCGGCGCGCGCGGATATCAACGCCACCAACAACTACGACGCCATCCTGGCCGCGTTCCGCCAGCAGGAAACCCAGCGCACCGCCACCTTCTCGCCGCTTACCGCAACGCCTGACGCGCAGTTCGACATCATTGTGCTGCACATCTGCTCGCTGTCGTGGGATGACCTCGACGCGGCCAAGAGCCTCAATCACCCACTGCTGTCGCGCTTCGACTACCTGTTCAAGAACTTCAGTTCCGCCGCCAGCTATAGCGGCCCAGCCGCCATCCGCCTGTTGCGCGCGTCATGCGGCCAGCAGCCGCACAAGGACCTGTACGACCCCGCGCCCGCCGAATGCCACCTGTTCGCCGATCTGGCCCAGGCCGGCTTCACGCCGCGCATCCTGATGAACCACGATGGCCGCTTCGACAACTTCCGCACCTACGTGGAGACCGAGATCGGCATTCAGGGCGTGAAGATGGAATCGACCGAAGGCGTGCCGGTGGCCATGCGCGCCTTCGACGACTCGCCGATCCTGGACGACTTCAATACCTTTGACCACTGGTACAAGCAGCACCTGGCGCAGGACAAGGGCCCTGTGGCGCTCTACTACAACACGGTCACGCTGCACGACGGCAATCGCCTGCCCGACAAGCGCCTGACCAGCATCGAGTCCTACCCGCTGCGCCTGAAGACCTTGCTCGACGATGTCGACCGGATCATCGACACCATCAGCAAGTCTGGCCGCAAGGCCGTGGTGATCTTCGTGCCCGAGCATGGCGCGGCGCTACGTGGCGACAAGAACCAGATCTCAGGGCTGCGCGAGATTCCCACTCCCAACATCATTCACGTGCCCGTGGGCGTGAAACTGGTCGGCCTGCCCACCACGGCAACGCCGCAGCCGGTAACCATCGACGCACCGACGAGCTTCTTCGGATTGTCACAATTGGTGTTCAATCTCGTGGCCGACAGCCCGTTCCGCCAGGGGGCGCCCGATCTGGCCCACTACGTCGAGGATCTTCCGCAGACCCAGATGGTCGGCGAGAACGAAGCCACGCTGACGATGAAACGGACCAACGGCTATGTGATTCACACACCGGACGGCGTCTGGGTGGAGCAGCAATGAGCAAACCCATCGGGTCCCGCAAGGCGGCCACGGCCTACAGCGATATCGACATGCTGGCCCAACATGTCGACGGCTTCGACGCGCAGCAGTACTTCGACCAGCAAGTCGAAGTAGAAACAGTGGCCGCCGCGCAACGCTGGCCTCTGCTGGCCCGGGTGATGGGGTGCGCGGCATTAGCCGAAGCGGAGCCAGCGGTCGCCGTCGGCCCAAGCGGTGGCGGTTGACGGTCGCCCCCCTTCCTCAAAGCAGCGCTACGCCCGCCATCCCTCGCCAGTAGGGAAGCAACATTGGCCTTCGGGGCCGAAGCGTCACGGATTCGTCATATAGCCTGCCTAGACTCTGGGCCACTTTCCACACAGTGTCCCTCCCGTCATGTCTGGCGTACTGGTCGACCCTTCCGCTGCCCGTCCGCGCTTCCGACAGCCATGCGCCGAAGACCTGGCCATGCCGACCCCGTCTGTCACCACCGACCAGACGAACCAGGATGTGCTGGAAGTCTTTGCCGCCCATCGCGACCTGGCCTGCCTGCCCGTCACCGAGCAAGGCAAGCCGATCGGCCTGATCAACCGGTCGATTTTCCTCTCGCAGATGAGCAAGCCCTACCATCGCGAGCTCTACAACCGCAAGAGCTGTATCGCGTTCATGGACAAGGAGCCGCTGATCGTCGACGCGGCCATGAGCATTGACGCGCTGACGTTCCGAACCGTGGAATACGGTGAAAAGGCGCTGGCCGACGGCTTCATCATCGCGCGCGACGACCAGTACATCGGCTTGGGGCAAGGTCTGCAACTGATGCGTGTGGTGGCGGACATGCAGGCCGAGCGCAATCGCCAGATCATGCACAGCATCGACTATGCGAGCACGATCCAGCGCGCGATGCTGCGCGCCTCGCGCGAGATGCTGGGCGCCACGCTACCCGACGCCGCACTGGTATGGGAACCGCGTGACGTGGTCGGCGGCGACTTCTACCACTTCGCCGCCTTCGAGGACGGCTGGTTCGCCGCACTGGCCGATTGCACCGGCCACGGCGTGCCGGGCGCCTTCATGACGCTGATCGCCTCGTCGCTACTCACGCAGGCCATCGAG is part of the Cupriavidus metallidurans CH34 genome and harbors:
- the bcsG gene encoding cellulose biosynthesis protein BcsG, whose product is MGLWNLYFLAKIYLFHTGQMQPIWLLNLVFALLLVIPLESRILRVLRQIIAIGAGAALAWRESTLPPFTRLLTEFSNIRAFTPGYLVELFQRFVPVQMVVAVVLVVLVYLLINRWIRTTTLVLLALIAMPIWYGTGITLPGAKAQQATAQSAGSARADINATNNYDAILAAFRQQETQRTATFSPLTATPDAQFDIIVLHICSLSWDDLDAAKSLNHPLLSRFDYLFKNFSSAASYSGPAAIRLLRASCGQQPHKDLYDPAPAECHLFADLAQAGFTPRILMNHDGRFDNFRTYVETEIGIQGVKMESTEGVPVAMRAFDDSPILDDFNTFDHWYKQHLAQDKGPVALYYNTVTLHDGNRLPDKRLTSIESYPLRLKTLLDDVDRIIDTISKSGRKAVVIFVPEHGAALRGDKNQISGLREIPTPNIIHVPVGVKLVGLPTTATPQPVTIDAPTSFFGLSQLVFNLVADSPFRQGAPDLAHYVEDLPQTQMVGENEATLTMKRTNGYVIHTPDGVWVEQQ
- the bcsR gene encoding BcsR/BcsP family cellulose biosynthesis protein, yielding MSKPIGSRKAATAYSDIDMLAQHVDGFDAQQYFDQQVEVETVAAAQRWPLLARVMGCAALAEAEPAVAVGPSGGG
- a CDS encoding SpoIIE family protein phosphatase, with translation MPTPSVTTDQTNQDVLEVFAAHRDLACLPVTEQGKPIGLINRSIFLSQMSKPYHRELYNRKSCIAFMDKEPLIVDAAMSIDALTFRTVEYGEKALADGFIIARDDQYIGLGQGLQLMRVVADMQAERNRQIMHSIDYASTIQRAMLRASREMLGATLPDAALVWEPRDVVGGDFYHFAAFEDGWFAALADCTGHGVPGAFMTLIASSLLTQAIEQIGPRDPGALLMAVNRGIKQMLGQNDREPRESPSASESDDGMDAAFFWFDNATRQLTFAGAKSSLFVLQPADAEGEMINGARMGVGYVDTDMAFTWQNSVAPTTSGTLVFVTTDGLIDQIGGPKEIAFGKRRMREAICANRAASATQISQAVQDAHRDWQGTQRRRDDLTFFCFRAP
- the bcsA gene encoding UDP-forming cellulose synthase catalytic subunit produces the protein MSARRFSLSELFSGARDRVARALGVTRTANAGNWLLRLFFRPPRPGKRDIPAEWAAQVHRRAMTRLGIGKRQGTGTWMWRLFIRPPRPRFRLAADPRKQRSMAEPERDNWLRRWLDRVLEPVWNTTSRLHHQFLSILPRPDWNRVAYSLESLAAQVGRIPFVLPISMVIAAIATVVIGTTPLTFASQMLMFAVVWAILIVVRRIPGRLATITMIAVSMLMAVRYIWWRSTQTLQFATTTEAVIGYLLYAAECYTWLVLALSYLQTAWPLHRKPKPLPADSSLWPTVDVFIPTYNESLAVVQPTVYAARSMDWPPDKLRVYILDDSHRPAMREFAEAAGVGYITRDNNRHAKAGNINQALPRTSGDYIAIFDCDHIPTRSFLQMTMGEFLDDPKCALVQTPHHFFSPDPFERNFDTFRRVPNEGSLFYGLIQDGNDLWNATFFCGSCAVIKRAPLLEIGGIAVETVTEDSHTALKLHRRGYNSAYLRTVQAAGLATESLSSHIGQRIRWARGMAQIFRLDNPLLGKGLTLFQRLCYSNAMLHFFYGIPRLIFLTMPIAYLYFGLHVINTSALMIMAYVLPYLLIANVTNSRLQGRYRHSFWAEVYESVLAWYIVLPTTVAFINPRAGKFNVTAKGGQIADDYLDWTISKPYLVLLALNVAGLVFGVLRLLFWGTDEPATVLMNMGWATFNLIMLGAAVGVAREARQVRVSHRIPMRVPATLLLPDGRTIACKTENYSMGGLGMVLPIDVPLVEGAPVGVCLSRGSRTYHFPAVVTRNINRHLGVRMDDLSVEREAQLIQCTFGRADAWIDWLDDERVDAPLRSFKEVVEMGYQGLLRLYDAFVDAVELVTARRRSRLP